One Hevea brasiliensis isolate MT/VB/25A 57/8 chromosome 5, ASM3005281v1, whole genome shotgun sequence genomic region harbors:
- the LOC110656645 gene encoding uncharacterized protein LOC110656645: protein MMKTLGFRGCVSVWLKGLNQLGLVQLYIGTALTHKRKKIISAKSESSFFCAMGDAKEQRQTPPEDFQESPYPLDQNKSSQEEEDDDECSSYGPSDYDDYLEEQEESNHGRENTSKENHFQHMNIERSLSFQGTYMCFPLSLIGKSHLEHGDRIIMPPSAFEHLLRLKVGFRMLFKISNDSTGRVSHCGVYEFTADEGSVFLPSWMMKNLQLQEGELLSVKSATLERGTYIKLQPHSMDFLGILNPKAVLEGTLSFKFFCLTTGDTIVINHNSKNFFIDVVETRPSSAVCIIDTDYEVDFAPPLDYKEPVKPSKIAKEEKKAEEKGPSKEEAKFIPFTGLARRLDGKPAAELASSTSSSVGINKRTRTIDAELRPQKSPRKLVFGSPDSESKSEKTQTKIIRSESPKKQQFLPFTGKKYSLTG, encoded by the coding sequence ATGATGAAAACACTGGGATTTAGAGGTTGTGTATCCGTGTGGCTAAAAGGCCTTAATCAACTAGGATTAGTCCAGTTATATATAGGCACCGCACTTACGCATAAACGAAAAAAAATAATCTCTGCAAAATCAGAATCCTCTTTTTTTTGTGCCATGGGAGACGCTAAAGAGCAAAGGCAGACGCCTCCCGAAGATTTCCAAGAAAGCCCTTATCCCCTCGATCAGAACAAATCTTctcaagaagaagaagatgatgatgaatGTAGTAGCTACGGACCCTCTGATTACGATGATTATTTGGAGGAACAAGAAGAAAGCAATCATGGCAGAGAAAACACGTCCAAAGAAAATCACTTTCAACATATGAATATTGAAAGAAGCCTTTCTTTCCAGGGCACTTACATGTGTTTTCCTCTATCCCTAATTGGGAAGTCCCATCTTGAGCATGGTGATCGAATCATAATGCCCCCATCAGCTTTTGAGCATCTCCTGCGCCTGAAAGTTGGTTTCCGGATGCTATTCAAAATCAGTAACGATTCCACTGGACGGGTTTCGCATTGCGGAGTTTATGAGTTCACTGCTGATGAGGGTTCTGTGTTTTTGCCGAGTTGGATGATGAAGAATTTGCAGTTGCAGGAAGGTGAATTACTTAGCGTGAAGAGTGCTACCCTTGAAAGAGGAACTTACATAAAGCTGCAACCCCATTCTATGGATTTCTTGGGCATTCTCAATCCAAAAGCAGTCCTGGAAGGGACCCTGAGTTTCAAGTTCTTCTGCCTCACTACTGGAGATACTATTGTGATCAACCATAATAGTAAGAATTTTTTTATCGATGTAGTGGAGACCAGGCCTTCTTCTGCTGTTTGCATTATTGATACCGATTACGAGGTCGATTTTGCTCCTCCTCTGGATTATAAAGAGCCTGTAAAACCTTCCAAAATAGCTAAAGAGGAGAAGAAGGCTGAAGAGAAGGGGCCAAGTAAGGAGGAAGCAAAGTTCATTCCGTTTACAGGTTTGGCAAGACGTTTGGATGGGAAGCCTGCGGCAGAGTTGGCTTCATCCACTTCATCTTCTGTTGGGATAAATAAACGTACAAGAACAATTGATGCAGAGTTGAGACCCCAGAAAAGTCCACGAAAGCTAGTGTTTGGTTCCCCTGATTCTGAAAGCAAATCAGAAAAGACACAGACCAAGATTATTAGAAGTGAATCTCCAAAGAAACAGCAATTTCTTCCATTCACTGGGAAGAAGTACTCGTTGACAGGCTGA